In one Nocardioides luteus genomic region, the following are encoded:
- a CDS encoding fumarylacetoacetate hydrolase family protein, translating to MKLANLDGRAVLITTAGPDDAEPRAVDVHKASDGRFGPDPAGLYADWSAFFDWALSAQTDDADDAIGFDVAELGAPSPAPRQIFAVGLNYTAHAAESGFEAPTGLPPVFPKFVSSLTGPVTEVVLPEGGNTDWEVELVAVIGRTATNVSEADAWDHVAGVTVGQDISERVTQLRGPAPQFGLGKSFPGFSPTGPWLVTADELPDRDDLELRCDLDGENVQIGRTGNLIVSVPRLIAELSKVVTLYPGDLIFTGTPDGVGLGRDPQRFIEAGQTLVSTIEGIGELRQTFVAAPNGGEPR from the coding sequence ATGAAGCTCGCCAACCTGGACGGCCGCGCCGTCCTGATCACCACCGCCGGTCCCGACGATGCCGAGCCGCGAGCCGTCGACGTCCACAAGGCCAGCGACGGCCGGTTCGGCCCGGACCCGGCCGGCCTCTACGCCGACTGGTCGGCCTTCTTCGACTGGGCCCTGAGCGCTCAGACGGACGACGCGGACGACGCCATCGGGTTCGATGTCGCCGAGCTCGGTGCGCCGTCACCGGCGCCGCGCCAGATCTTCGCGGTCGGCCTCAACTACACCGCGCACGCCGCCGAGTCCGGCTTCGAGGCCCCCACCGGGCTTCCGCCGGTCTTCCCGAAGTTCGTCAGCAGCCTGACCGGGCCGGTCACCGAGGTGGTGCTTCCCGAGGGCGGCAACACCGACTGGGAGGTCGAGCTGGTGGCGGTCATCGGGCGCACCGCCACCAACGTGTCCGAGGCCGACGCCTGGGACCACGTCGCCGGCGTCACCGTCGGCCAGGACATCTCCGAGCGGGTCACCCAGCTCCGCGGTCCGGCGCCGCAGTTCGGCCTCGGCAAGTCCTTCCCCGGCTTCTCGCCGACCGGGCCATGGCTCGTCACCGCCGACGAGCTGCCCGACCGGGACGACCTCGAGCTGCGCTGCGACCTGGACGGCGAGAACGTCCAGATCGGCCGCACCGGCAACCTGATCGTGTCGGTCCCACGGCTGATCGCGGAGCTGTCGAAGGTCGTCACGCTCTACCCCGGCGACCTGATCTTCACCGGCACGCCCGACGGCGTCGGCCTCGGGCGTGACCCGCAGCGCTTCATCGAGGCGGGGCAGACCCTGGTGAGTACGATCGAAGGCATCGGCGAGCTGCGTCAGACCTTCGTGGCGGCGCCGAACGGGGGTGAACCGCGATGA
- a CDS encoding VOC family protein, with translation MSLHRLSHVTIGVPDVAATTSYYTDFGLRVSGEATLATRDGGDQLQLVRAPFRRLVELGVAADDPDDLARIAASLQRLGHPASLEGDALVTTEPVSGFAVRVRVLPRLRQEPQPATPYNGPGRVERRGRAPGVLRTEPVRPRRLGHAVAGTTDLATTMRFFVDGLGFKVSDHIGDKGAFMRCSTDHHNFLALQSPVNYLHHTSWQVDDIDDVGRGAHAMLEGAPERHVWGLGRHHAGSNFFWYLKDPAGNFSEYFSDMDCIPEDEIWAPEVLEGAKGLFSWGPPPPPSFLEPEDLAALMTGAHSKG, from the coding sequence ATGAGTCTGCACCGCCTCAGCCATGTCACCATAGGCGTCCCCGACGTCGCCGCGACCACGTCCTACTACACCGACTTCGGGCTCCGGGTCAGCGGCGAGGCGACGCTGGCCACCCGGGACGGCGGCGACCAGCTCCAGCTCGTGCGGGCACCGTTCCGCCGGCTCGTCGAGCTGGGGGTCGCCGCCGACGACCCCGACGACCTCGCCCGGATCGCCGCGTCCCTGCAGCGACTCGGCCACCCGGCGTCCCTGGAGGGCGACGCGCTGGTGACCACCGAGCCGGTCAGCGGCTTCGCCGTCCGGGTACGCGTCCTGCCCCGGTTGCGGCAGGAGCCGCAACCGGCCACTCCCTACAACGGGCCCGGCCGGGTCGAGCGGCGCGGGCGGGCGCCCGGGGTGCTGCGTACCGAACCGGTGCGGCCGCGGCGCCTGGGCCACGCGGTGGCCGGCACGACCGACCTCGCCACGACGATGCGGTTCTTCGTCGACGGGCTGGGTTTCAAGGTCTCCGACCACATCGGGGACAAGGGCGCGTTCATGCGCTGCTCGACCGACCATCACAACTTCCTGGCACTGCAGTCGCCGGTCAACTACCTGCACCACACCAGCTGGCAGGTCGACGACATCGACGACGTCGGCCGCGGGGCGCACGCCATGCTCGAGGGCGCTCCCGAGCGCCACGTGTGGGGGCTCGGCCGCCACCACGCCGGCTCGAACTTCTTCTGGTACCTCAAGGACCCGGCCGGCAACTTCTCCGAGTACTTCTCCGACATGGACTGCATCCCCGAGGACGAGATCTGGGCGCCCGAGGTCCTCGAGGGAGCCAAGGGCCTGTTCAGCTGGGGACCACCGCCCCCGCCGTCGTTCCTCGAGCCCGAGGACCTCGCGGCCTTGATGACCGGAGCCCACAGCAAGGGATGA